One genomic region from Paramicrobacterium agarici encodes:
- the csrA gene encoding carbon storage regulator CsrA, with protein sequence MLVLTRRIGERVLIGDDVELTVLDVKGDTVRIGVQAPRDTRIQRAELVDAVSKENVDAAQQADQNAENALKDMVGRRTRNSSS encoded by the coding sequence GTGCTGGTGTTGACGAGGCGGATCGGCGAACGCGTCCTGATCGGAGACGATGTCGAACTGACCGTCCTCGACGTCAAGGGCGATACCGTGCGCATCGGCGTTCAAGCGCCCCGCGATACGCGCATTCAACGCGCCGAGCTCGTGGATGCTGTCAGCAAAGAGAACGTCGACGCGGCACAGCAGGCGGATCAGAACGCCGAGAACGCGCTCAAAGACATGGTCGGCCGCCGGACCCGTAATTCTTCCTCCTGA
- a CDS encoding flagellar biosynthesis protein FlhA, giving the protein MNISLSKLAVPVGVVGIIMLLVVPVPPVLLDTLIITNIMFALVILLTTMFVKKPLDFSVFPSLLLVATLFRLGLNVASTRLVLGEAYAGQVIEAFGTIAVGGSLIIGAVVFLILVVIQFVVVTKGAERVAEVGARFTLDAMPGKQMAIDADLNAGLITDAEARKRRAEVAAEADFYGAMDGASKFVKGDAIAGIVIIIINIVGGIAIGMISHGMTIEDAVSTYSLLTIGDGLVTQIPALLMAVSTGMIVTRSNAESEMGSAASAQLTQSRGALTIAGAAAIVMALIPGMPKIPFVAIGALLLFAAQRIKASQARKDAEAADAPEAPAADPTEELMERMRVHALEILLAPNLVDLVSGGPDDLLARVKALRRKIALENGFVVPPVRTRDSIELPPATYSIRIAGVEAGRGVAPPGSVLALGDELDALPGQSVVDPVFGLPGKWIPGEMRHSAELTGATVIDRASVLVTHLSSIVQANAARLLTREDVRQLTDGLKQVNPSAVDELTPALLSLAEVQRVLQHLLSERIPINDLARIYEALSLRAKVSTDAEGLVEAARGALGPAISARFAENGHLRVIMIDPLLEQSMLEGLRPTDDGPQIVLDPDRLESVIGSVKQLVAEADTSLGELVLVCAPSLRPAMRRLVSAQTDGLPILSYTEATVAGLAIDTVGVVRDNQTLSA; this is encoded by the coding sequence ATGAACATCTCCCTGAGCAAACTGGCCGTTCCGGTCGGCGTCGTCGGCATCATCATGCTGCTCGTCGTACCTGTGCCACCCGTGCTGCTCGACACGCTCATCATCACGAACATCATGTTCGCCCTCGTGATCCTGCTGACGACCATGTTCGTCAAGAAGCCGCTCGACTTCTCGGTGTTCCCCTCGCTGCTGCTGGTTGCGACGCTCTTCCGCCTCGGTCTCAACGTCGCATCGACACGCCTTGTGCTCGGCGAGGCATACGCGGGGCAGGTCATCGAGGCGTTCGGAACGATCGCGGTTGGCGGCTCACTCATCATCGGCGCCGTCGTCTTTCTGATTCTGGTGGTGATTCAGTTCGTCGTCGTCACGAAGGGTGCCGAACGTGTCGCCGAGGTCGGCGCGCGATTCACGCTCGACGCCATGCCGGGAAAGCAGATGGCCATCGACGCCGATCTGAATGCCGGTCTGATCACCGACGCCGAGGCCCGCAAGCGCCGCGCGGAGGTCGCCGCCGAAGCCGACTTCTACGGTGCGATGGACGGCGCCTCGAAGTTCGTCAAGGGCGACGCCATCGCCGGCATCGTGATCATCATCATCAACATCGTCGGCGGCATCGCCATCGGCATGATCTCGCACGGCATGACCATTGAGGATGCCGTCAGCACATACAGCCTGCTGACGATCGGCGACGGTCTGGTCACGCAGATCCCCGCGCTGCTCATGGCCGTGTCGACGGGAATGATCGTGACCCGGTCGAACGCCGAGTCCGAGATGGGCAGCGCTGCCTCGGCCCAGCTGACGCAGTCGCGCGGCGCCCTGACCATCGCGGGAGCCGCAGCCATCGTCATGGCGCTCATTCCCGGCATGCCGAAGATTCCATTCGTCGCCATCGGCGCGCTTCTTCTCTTTGCCGCGCAGCGCATCAAGGCGAGCCAGGCACGAAAGGATGCCGAGGCGGCCGACGCTCCGGAAGCGCCCGCAGCCGATCCCACGGAAGAGCTTATGGAACGCATGCGCGTGCACGCGCTGGAGATTCTGCTGGCCCCCAACCTCGTCGATCTGGTGTCCGGCGGCCCCGATGACCTGCTGGCACGAGTGAAGGCGCTGCGGCGCAAGATCGCTCTCGAGAACGGCTTTGTCGTGCCGCCGGTGCGCACGCGCGATAGCATCGAGCTGCCCCCGGCGACGTATTCGATCCGCATTGCGGGAGTCGAAGCCGGGCGCGGCGTCGCGCCGCCCGGCTCCGTGCTCGCCCTCGGCGACGAGCTCGATGCTCTGCCGGGCCAGAGCGTCGTCGACCCGGTCTTCGGCCTGCCGGGCAAGTGGATTCCCGGGGAGATGCGGCACAGCGCCGAGCTGACAGGCGCGACCGTCATCGACCGCGCGAGCGTTCTCGTGACCCACCTGTCGAGCATCGTGCAGGCGAACGCCGCACGGCTCCTCACGCGCGAAGACGTTCGCCAGCTGACCGATGGTCTCAAGCAGGTGAACCCGTCGGCGGTCGACGAGCTGACGCCCGCTCTGCTCTCGCTCGCCGAAGTGCAACGGGTTCTGCAGCACCTTCTCTCCGAGCGCATCCCGATCAACGACCTCGCTCGAATCTACGAAGCTCTGTCGCTTCGCGCCAAGGTGTCAACGGACGCCGAGGGACTCGTCGAGGCCGCACGGGGAGCACTTGGTCCGGCGATCTCCGCTCGCTTCGCTGAGAACGGCCACCTGCGTGTGATCATGATTGATCCGCTTCTCGAGCAGTCGATGCTCGAGGGACTCCGGCCAACAGACGACGGGCCTCAGATCGTTCTCGATCCTGACCGGCTCGAGTCGGTAATCGGCTCGGTGAAGCAGCTAGTTGCCGAGGCCGACACCTCACTCGGCGAACTCGTGCTCGTCTGTGCGCCGTCGTTGCGTCCTGCGATGCGCCGCCTGGTGTCGGCGCAGACCGACGGGCTGCCCATACTCTCGTACACCGAGGCCACGGTCGCGGGTCTCGCAATCGACACCGTGGGAGTTGTGCGTGACAACCAGACGCTTTCAGCTTGA
- a CDS encoding EscU/YscU/HrcU family type III secretion system export apparatus switch protein, translating into MAESDSGERSEKATEKHLREARQKGQLSRSQDLTAWVGIAAAAVMMPVAIAAGASTGTEQMITVAGIASDPDPQKALAALTEGFADVASVLGPMFAVVAVAILIAAVAQGGVHLKKMTGRFEQFNLVSGAKRVFGLRSLWEGAKALLKTAAIGGALWIVIAGLMPVLMSSGSHSVTQLLQSAAGGTAGMLQAAIAVGIGLAVIDLFVVMKRNRKHTRMTKREVKDENKNSDGDPLIRQQRRSRQLAMSRNRMIAAVTDADVVMVNPTHVAVALKYEPGKAAPRVVAKGAGVVAARIREKADEDGVPMVQDVPLTRAIHAACQLGQEIPAELYNAVARVLVFVMSLKKRGAARGIHSLPPRRKA; encoded by the coding sequence ATGGCCGAGTCCGACAGCGGAGAACGCTCCGAGAAGGCAACAGAGAAGCATCTGCGCGAGGCCAGGCAGAAAGGCCAGCTCTCACGCAGCCAAGATCTCACCGCGTGGGTCGGCATCGCCGCCGCAGCGGTCATGATGCCCGTCGCCATCGCAGCAGGCGCCTCGACGGGCACCGAGCAGATGATCACCGTCGCCGGCATCGCCAGCGACCCCGATCCGCAGAAGGCGCTTGCCGCACTCACCGAGGGCTTCGCCGACGTCGCGAGCGTGCTCGGGCCCATGTTTGCGGTGGTCGCCGTCGCGATCCTGATCGCGGCCGTCGCGCAAGGCGGTGTTCACCTCAAGAAGATGACCGGCAGGTTTGAGCAGTTCAATCTTGTCTCCGGTGCAAAACGCGTCTTCGGGCTTCGCTCCCTGTGGGAAGGCGCGAAGGCTCTGCTCAAGACCGCGGCCATCGGGGGCGCACTGTGGATCGTGATCGCCGGTCTCATGCCGGTGCTGATGTCGAGCGGTTCCCACTCGGTCACTCAGCTGCTGCAGTCAGCGGCCGGAGGAACCGCGGGGATGCTGCAAGCGGCGATCGCCGTCGGAATTGGGCTTGCCGTGATCGATCTCTTCGTCGTCATGAAGCGCAACCGCAAGCACACCCGCATGACGAAGCGTGAAGTGAAAGATGAGAACAAGAACTCGGACGGCGATCCGCTGATCAGGCAACAGCGCCGTTCGCGGCAGCTCGCCATGAGCCGAAATCGCATGATCGCCGCCGTCACCGACGCAGACGTCGTCATGGTCAATCCCACGCACGTCGCCGTTGCGCTGAAGTACGAGCCCGGAAAGGCAGCGCCCCGGGTCGTGGCGAAGGGCGCTGGCGTCGTCGCCGCGCGCATTCGCGAGAAGGCAGACGAAGACGGCGTGCCCATGGTGCAGGACGTCCCCCTCACCCGCGCGATTCACGCCGCGTGCCAGTTGGGGCAGGAGATTCCCGCCGAACTCTATAACGCCGTCGCCCGGGTGCTCGTCTTTGTCATGTCCCTCAAGAAGCGCGGCGCCGCCCGCGGCATCCATTCGCTTCCCCCGAGGAGGAAAGCATGA
- a CDS encoding flagellar biosynthetic protein FliR, with protein sequence MTLAINFGWLEATMLAAVRITAFLVIAPPFSYGAIPTRIKAMLGVGLSLAVGASVSVGYEPLSTGQFFGSLVLQLVTGALLGFLVLVCFSAVTAAGNLIDVFGGFQLAQAFDPQSMVNGAQFTRLFQMTALALLFASGAYQIIFAGLIGSFRAVPVDGIFAISAPAEMLVDAVSQMFLSAVQIAGPLVIVLFLADAGLGLITRVAPALNAFAMGFPLKIILTLFLVGTVYLVLPGVVNALTDSALNLMTGVR encoded by the coding sequence ATGACGCTGGCGATCAACTTCGGGTGGCTCGAAGCGACAATGCTCGCCGCCGTGCGCATCACGGCCTTCCTCGTGATCGCGCCACCGTTCTCATACGGGGCGATTCCAACGCGCATCAAGGCGATGCTCGGCGTCGGTCTCTCACTCGCCGTCGGTGCCTCGGTCTCCGTCGGCTATGAGCCGCTCAGCACCGGACAGTTCTTCGGCTCTCTCGTGCTTCAGCTCGTCACGGGGGCGCTGCTCGGCTTTCTCGTGCTCGTGTGCTTCTCGGCCGTCACCGCGGCGGGCAACCTCATCGACGTGTTCGGGGGATTCCAGCTCGCACAGGCGTTTGACCCGCAGTCGATGGTCAACGGCGCGCAGTTCACCCGCCTCTTCCAGATGACGGCGCTTGCCCTGCTGTTCGCGTCCGGCGCGTACCAGATCATTTTCGCAGGGCTCATCGGCAGCTTCAGGGCTGTCCCCGTCGATGGAATCTTCGCGATTTCGGCACCGGCAGAAATGCTCGTGGATGCTGTCAGCCAGATGTTCCTCTCGGCCGTGCAGATCGCCGGGCCCCTGGTAATCGTGCTGTTCCTCGCCGACGCCGGGCTCGGCCTCATCACCCGTGTCGCCCCTGCGCTCAACGCCTTCGCGATGGGCTTTCCGCTCAAGATCATCCTCACGCTGTTTCTCGTCGGCACCGTCTATCTCGTGCTTCCCGGCGTCGTGAACGCTCTGACCGACAGCGCGCTGAACCTCATGACGGGGGTGAGGTGA
- the fliQ gene encoding flagellar biosynthesis protein FliQ yields the protein MTPEAVLDIGMQGLIIAAKLAAPLLVTALVVGFAISLLQSITQVQEVTLSFVPKAVAVAVALVIAGNWMITEMIAFTNELFDRIPQLLAGG from the coding sequence ATGACGCCAGAAGCGGTCCTCGACATCGGCATGCAGGGCCTCATCATCGCCGCAAAGCTCGCCGCTCCCCTGCTCGTCACGGCTCTGGTCGTCGGGTTCGCGATCTCGCTGCTTCAGTCGATCACGCAGGTGCAGGAGGTGACGTTGTCGTTCGTTCCGAAGGCTGTCGCGGTGGCCGTCGCCCTCGTCATCGCGGGAAACTGGATGATCACCGAGATGATCGCGTTCACGAACGAACTCTTCGACCGCATTCCGCAGCTCCTGGCGGGCGGCTGA